The proteins below are encoded in one region of Anabaena sphaerica FACHB-251:
- a CDS encoding amino acid ABC transporter permease — protein sequence MANSKPPIWRDYRFWQIAAQCMAVILALVIVAILGMNLNRNLQQLGIQFGFDFLQQQASFDIGETLINYKPTDSYILALWVGLINSLRVAVLGIILTTIVGITAGVARLSDNWLVRKISLVYVEIFRNTPLLLQLLFWYFAVFIGFPKAENKVSVWGLIYLSQNGIEIFGFNLSPEFSTLLLGLTFYTGAFIAEIVRGGIQSVAKGQWEAGLSLGLKPTLLMRFVIFPQALRVIIPPLTSQYLNLAKNSSLAIAIGYPDIYFVASTTFNQTGKAVEVMLLLMVTYLTLSLIISLMMNLLNRTVQIKER from the coding sequence ATGGCTAATTCCAAACCACCTATATGGCGTGATTATCGCTTTTGGCAAATTGCGGCACAATGTATGGCTGTAATTTTAGCACTAGTGATAGTTGCTATTTTGGGGATGAATCTCAACCGTAATTTACAGCAATTAGGGATTCAATTTGGTTTTGATTTTCTACAACAGCAAGCGTCTTTTGATATTGGCGAAACTCTTATTAATTATAAACCAACTGATAGCTATATTCTGGCTTTGTGGGTAGGGTTAATTAACTCATTGCGGGTAGCAGTGCTGGGAATTATCTTAACAACAATTGTAGGGATAACTGCGGGAGTTGCGCGTTTATCTGATAATTGGTTAGTGAGAAAAATCAGTTTAGTTTATGTAGAAATTTTTCGGAATACTCCATTATTACTACAGTTATTATTTTGGTACTTTGCTGTTTTCATCGGGTTTCCGAAAGCAGAAAATAAAGTTTCCGTTTGGGGGTTAATTTACCTTAGTCAAAATGGGATAGAAATTTTTGGTTTTAACCTGTCTCCAGAATTTTCAACTTTGCTGCTGGGTTTAACATTTTACACAGGTGCGTTTATTGCGGAAATTGTGAGAGGAGGAATTCAATCAGTAGCAAAGGGACAATGGGAAGCGGGTTTATCGCTAGGATTAAAACCAACATTATTGATGAGATTCGTGATTTTTCCCCAAGCTTTGCGGGTAATTATTCCCCCACTTACCAGTCAATATTTGAATTTAGCAAAAAATTCTAGTTTAGCGATCGCTATCGGTTATCCTGATATTTATTTTGTAGCTTCTACCACATTTAATCAAACTGGAAAAGCAGTAGAAGTGATGCTGTTACTGATGGTTACATATCTCACTCTTAGTTTAATTATTTCATTAATGATGAATTTACTAAATCGCACAGTTCAGATTAAAGAAAGGTAG